A window of Chryseobacterium shandongense genomic DNA:
ATTTTGCCTTTCTCAAAACTTCCAGTTTGGTAGCCGATCTCAAAATTATATAATAATCGACCTGCGCTCTTCCAGAATCGAGTACCAAAAGTGTTCCTTCTTTCCGACACAATGCCTTCATCATATAGAGAACCCAATCGTCTATTTCCTAGGTAGTACAAGTCAAGATTGAAGTTAGGAGACGGAGAAAATGTACTGTAGATCCCCCAAAGGTTGATCCGATCAATTCCAGGATTATCTAATAGTCCTGTTCGTGTTCTTCCGTCAGACATTATCAGTCCGTCTAATTTTAAACTGGGAGAGAAATATGAAAGTTTGACCCCATCAAAATACGTTCTTAGATTAGGCCCCTCTCGAACATCTATTAGTCTGCCGCTACCATACTGTAGTTCTTGCCTTCCAATACGCAAGGTAATTGATTTATTGGCCGTCTTAAGTGGAAGAAGATCAATAAAAAGATTTTGAATGTTCATCTGATCCTCGTCAATAGGGCGTGGACCATTTTTTCGGCCAGCTTCCAATCCACTTCGAATCTGGGAGAAAAACCGTAAACGTTTACCAAGATGAACGTTGATGTGAAAATTATAACGTTGGAGTAAAAAAGTATTACTTCCGATGTCTTTTGCTCCCCAATCCTCGTTTTGAGCACGGTCAAGTTCCAGCCGACCCTCTCCACCAAATGATGCAAACCTATTTCCATTTGAAGATAATGGAACGTATCTTAAAACATTGTAAAAGGTTTTTGTGCTATCTTTAAGATATGAATAATCTTCATCATAGCGCATTAGTTTAAAATCCTGACCTTTAGCGAACTGTAAAAGACAGAATAATATTGTCAAGATAGAGCTGCGTGTTTTCATTGAGAATGGTTTGAACTTACGTATTTCATTTATGATTAATTATATTTCAAATTCCGTTTTATGACCGATTTTAATACTCCATCAAGTCTGTAATTATTGAGGGTAATCTTGACTGATCGAAATAATAATATGTCTAAAATAACTTATAGCCGCATACTGCCTTAATAGACTATATTCAAACAATCACGACTAATTTTACTTTCGAATGATAACTGCATAGCTGTTATGTGCCAAGATGGTTGGAATCATTTAATATTTACTGTTATTACTTTTAAAATAAAAAATCTCTCTAAAATGTTTACCGCAAAGAAAATCCTTATACTATTTAAGAAGATTGATTCTCATATCAATTTCAAATTTCTAAATAAAGAAGCAGCGGTGATGATGATTTTTAGCTAAAAAAAAAGTAGACCTATGTCTACTTTTTTATATTTATCTCTTCATCGAGAGCATCTAAAAAAATGAATCTATCATAATAGTAGTTTGTTCACAATGCCTATTAGTTGAGAACTTTTGAAGGATAAAGATTTTTGACGATATTTTATTTTGAAACAGCGCCAAGGCTTGTAAACAAGAAAGGTCTATTTGTATTTTATAAATATTGCCTTCACTTTTGTTTGTTTTAAGTCAGTACTTGTACTATTGTTAAAAGCGGTCGCCTTTTTTTCATTTTTTTTGCTTAAACTTCCACTGCCAGAACTGGTCGTGGCATAAACCTCTTCTTCAATTGAAAAAATGACTCCATCTGCGCCTTTCTTCTTCGCAAGCTCAATAATTTTTTCTTGGGTTTTTTCTATTGAACGGAAACCAATTCCCAGATCAGTTTTACCCATAATCAGATGAGCTTTGGTTACATCACCTGCGTCATAATACTCGTCCACCCTTTGTGTACTGGGATATGTTTTTCCAAAATACTTTTGTGCAAAGCTTAAATTACTTGCCAGTGCGAGCAGTAAAATTAAAATTGATCTTTTCATATAATTTACAGTATATATTAATTTTCTCTATTACAAAGTTATACTGAAAATCTGGGCAAATATCTGGTCTTAATTCCAACTGATCAATTTATTAGCTGAACTGGCCGCCTGCTACGTTAAACTGATATATTGCATTATGCTAATTTAATATTGCCGCAAATCCAGAGTTATGAACGGGTAAAAATATTTATGATATCTAGCTTTTTACTGATCAATTTTGTAGATAATGAGATTTATGATGGCAGAAAATTAGCCCCATCTGGTTTAGTTTAAATGGATTTTTGTTCACTTGGTCTTCTAATTTGGTCTTTTCATACTTGGAACAAGTCATACTTCGGACTATGTATGTAAATTCCCCTAAAAATATTGGCGGTTCATTTCATGAAAATTTAATATCTAACCATACCCTATTGCACCATTAGCATTTAAAAATGGGATAAATTTATCTTGACAGCAGATCCGGATCCTTGACTTGAAATAGTTTTCGATAAATTATGAAGACGAAATTTTATGCTATTTTTGTATATGGTTAAAAAATATCAGATTAGATGGCTTCTGATTCTAACATTTTTCATTAGCCTTTTCACAGCGCTTATGGGAGACTATTCGTCTCAAGATTTTAAGTGGTGGTATTCCCTGAATCACTTTGCAAAAGTATTCCTGCCTTTGTCTGCATGTTGGTTGCTACACGGATATTTCTTAACCAATAATTTCAAAAAATTATCAGGATATTTGAAGCATCTTCTTAGTATTGTAATGGGATTTATCATTCTGCTTGCTGTTAGCTTTGTCTCGGATTTTATATTGCCAAAAAACTACTTGTTTTCCAAGGAGGTCGGTTATGAAAAAATGGAAGATATTAATGCTCACTTAGGCAGTAGTGCTTTATTCAGCGTGCTGTGCTTCATCATTTTTTATAATAGGCAAGCTAGTGTAGTTCTAAAAAAAACTCAAAATGAAAAAAATCTCCTTGAAAAGTCACATCTGATGGCACAGCTCTTATCATTGCAGCAACAGATAAGTCCCCATTTTCTTTTTAACTCCTTAAGTACACTAAAGACGATGGTAAAGGACGAAAATGCGAAAAATTATATAGTGAAGCTTGCAGGGGTATATCGGTATGTGCTAAGTCTCAACGAGAGGTATCTTACATCTTTGGAGGACGAACTCGAGTTTATTACTTCATATATCCATATTCTACACGAACGATTTCAGAATTCCCTAATAGTGGAGATCAAAATTCCCACTAAATTTTATAAATATACGATACCATCTCTGTCCCTACAATTGCTTATTGAAAATGCAATTAAACATAATGTTTTTTCTTCGGAACGCCCGCTGTTGATTACAGTTTTTATCACAGATTCAGGTGAAATGGTAGTTGAAAACAACTTTCAGCCGAAGATGGTTAGAGGTGGTCAATCTGGAACAGGACTTAAAAATATAATTGAACGTTATAAATTATTAACAGGCAGACCTGTAGATATCTCTCAGAAAGATCAGAAGTTTGTAGTAACCATCCCATTGTTAGAGTATGAAGATAATTATCATAGAAGATGAAATAAGGACAGCAAAAGAATTAGCGGAAATGCTGCTAAATAGTGGACATGAAATTGAAATTACTGCTATGCTATCTTCGGTTTCTTCTGCCAAGAAATGGCTGGAAGAAAACCCAAGACCAGAGCTAATATTTGCTGACATAGAGCTTGGTGATGGGCTTAGTTTTGAGATTTTTAAAGACTTGAATATTGAAGCACCGGTTATCTTTTGTACAGCATTTGATGAGTATGCTATACGTGCATTTGAGTCCAATAGCATTGATTACCTGCTTAAGCCTATCGACCAATCTGCTCTTCAGAAAAGTCTGGATAAATATACAGTCCTAAAGGATCATATAATTTCCAACATGCACCGGATTGAAAACCTTGAGATGGCTATCACTCAGATGGAATCAGTTCCTAAACAAACGTTACTCATCAGTTATCGGCAAAAACTGATTCCCGTCAAGTTGAGCGATGTGGTTTATTTTTATTCCTCAAGTGGTACTGTTTCCCTCAAATTATCGGACGAAAGTAAATTTACTGTAACCTACAATCTTGACCAATTAGAATCGATGCTTGACCCAAATCTATTTTACCGTGCAAACAGACAATTTATAGTTAACAAAAATTTTATCAGCAATATAGAATATTACTTTAACCGAAAACTATTGGTGTTTACAAATTTGCAAGCTCCTGAAAAAATAATTATCAGCCGCTTGAAAGCACAGGCTTTTCTGAAATGGATTGAGCGCTGACTTCTGAAAGCAAGTGGTCTTCGATTGTCGACAGGACTGGAGGTATTAGTAAATAATAATAAATAGTACATTCTAAATACCTGTAGAAAGCCAAACAAGTTATGGTCAACTATACGCTATTCTTTTAGTCAGCAATTAAGAAATCAGTATGTTTAATAGAAGACTCATGATTTAAGCTAACTAGAGTTAGATTTATTATTTTTTCAGATGTACTTTGACTCGACTTAACGTATCCTTCGTTATACCTAAATAGGATGCTATAATGTGCTGGGGAAATCGTGAAACAA
This region includes:
- a CDS encoding alginate export family protein, translating into MKTRSSILTILFCLLQFAKGQDFKLMRYDEDYSYLKDSTKTFYNVLRYVPLSSNGNRFASFGGEGRLELDRAQNEDWGAKDIGSNTFLLQRYNFHINVHLGKRLRFFSQIRSGLEAGRKNGPRPIDEDQMNIQNLFIDLLPLKTANKSITLRIGRQELQYGSGRLIDVREGPNLRTYFDGVKLSYFSPSLKLDGLIMSDGRTRTGLLDNPGIDRINLWGIYSTFSPSPNFNLDLYYLGNRRLGSLYDEGIVSERRNTFGTRFWKSAGRLLYNFEIGYQTGSFEKGKIRAWGGSSELGYRFINLNGIPTVKLRGDFISGDQKKGDGELGTFSALYPNGGYFGMNPQAGPANLLSLHPTLSWKALKKLLLSTEVVLNWRQSEQDGIYRPDGSLSLSSSDSKKKYIGTAYIASLSFELNRFLNFNLGLQYFDTGNFINDVIPGHRDGFFATTVIGFKF
- a CDS encoding LytR/AlgR family response regulator transcription factor: MKIIIIEDEIRTAKELAEMLLNSGHEIEITAMLSSVSSAKKWLEENPRPELIFADIELGDGLSFEIFKDLNIEAPVIFCTAFDEYAIRAFESNSIDYLLKPIDQSALQKSLDKYTVLKDHIISNMHRIENLEMAITQMESVPKQTLLISYRQKLIPVKLSDVVYFYSSSGTVSLKLSDESKFTVTYNLDQLESMLDPNLFYRANRQFIVNKNFISNIEYYFNRKLLVFTNLQAPEKIIISRLKAQAFLKWIER
- a CDS encoding sensor histidine kinase; amino-acid sequence: MLFLYMVKKYQIRWLLILTFFISLFTALMGDYSSQDFKWWYSLNHFAKVFLPLSACWLLHGYFLTNNFKKLSGYLKHLLSIVMGFIILLAVSFVSDFILPKNYLFSKEVGYEKMEDINAHLGSSALFSVLCFIIFYNRQASVVLKKTQNEKNLLEKSHLMAQLLSLQQQISPHFLFNSLSTLKTMVKDENAKNYIVKLAGVYRYVLSLNERYLTSLEDELEFITSYIHILHERFQNSLIVEIKIPTKFYKYTIPSLSLQLLIENAIKHNVFSSERPLLITVFITDSGEMVVENNFQPKMVRGGQSGTGLKNIIERYKLLTGRPVDISQKDQKFVVTIPLLEYEDNYHRR